The following proteins are encoded in a genomic region of Fervidobacterium pennivorans DSM 9078:
- a CDS encoding metal-sulfur cluster assembly factor yields the protein MTKEELKTAVWNKLKEVIDWEIGLDVVTLGLVYDIQVDDQNNVKVLMTMTTPMCPLAGGIMSDAEMKIRTIEGVNNVEVELTFDPPWTPDRIDPIIRKQLGI from the coding sequence ATGACAAAAGAAGAATTGAAAACAGCGGTGTGGAACAAGCTTAAAGAGGTCATTGATTGGGAAATAGGACTTGACGTAGTAACACTTGGTCTTGTTTACGATATCCAGGTCGATGACCAAAACAACGTCAAAGTGCTTATGACGATGACAACCCCTATGTGTCCACTTGCTGGTGGGATTATGAGCGATGCAGAGATGAAAATAAGAACAATCGAAGGCGTGAACAATGTTGAAGTCGAGTTAACATTTGACCCACCATGGACACCAGATAGGATAGACCCTATCATACGAAAACAACTCGGGATTTAG